A DNA window from Castanea sativa cultivar Marrone di Chiusa Pesio chromosome 7, ASM4071231v1 contains the following coding sequences:
- the LOC142642543 gene encoding nicotinamidase 1-like: MVSPTVELLKSEIPLEQESVVLPQDVTGLVLVDISNGFCTVGAGNLAPREPNSQISEMIKESEKLARLFCEKKRPIIGFLDSHHPDKPEEPYPPHCIAGTDEANLVPALRWLENEPNVTIRRKECFDGYLGSTEDDGSNVFVDWVKKNQIKAILVVGICTDICVLDFVCSTLSARNLGFLTPLKDVVVYSRGCTTFDVPLQVAKNTKGALAHPQEFMHHVGLYMAKQRGAKIASEVSFDAPKKL; this comes from the exons ATGGTATCTCCAACAGTTGAGCTTTTGAAGAGTGAGATTCCTCTTGAGCAGGAATCGGTGGTTTTACCCCAAGATGTGACTGGTCTTGTACTTGTGGACATCAGTAATGGTTTCTGCACAGTTGGTGCTGGAAATCTG GCACCAAGAGAGCCCAATAGCCAGATTTCAGAGATGATCAAGGAATCAGAAAAGCTGGCCAGATTGTTCTGTGAGAAGAAAAGGCCTATTATTGGATTTCTTGATTCTCATCATCCTGATAAGCCTGAGGAACCATATCCTCCGCATTGCATTGCTGGCACCGATGAGGCAAATTTGGTTCCTG CTCTGAGATGGTTAGAGAATGAGCCTAATGTAACAATCAGGCGCAAAGAATGCTTTGATGGATACTTGGGTTCAACCGAGGATGATGGTTCAAATGTTTTTGTGGATTGGGTGAAGAAGAATCAGATCAAAGCC ATATTGGTTGTAGGGATATGCACAGATATCTGTGTTCTGGACTTCGTTTGCTCTACATTATCTGCAAGAAACCTTGGTTTTCTCACCCCTCTTAAGGATGTAGTGGTGTATTCCCGTGGATGCACTACATTTGATGTTCCTCTCCAAGTTGCCAAAAACACCAAAGGAGCTTTAGCTCATCCCCAG GAGTTTATGCATCATGTCGGCCTATACATGGCTAAACAAAGGGGGGCAAAAATAGCAAGTGAAGTGTCATTTGATGCACCAAAGAAGCTATGA
- the LOC142642052 gene encoding fructose-1,6-bisphosphatase, cytosolic, producing the protein MQTPTIPLNPSSTFPPNSHHTQLKLLPKLHLLPQSLFYRPPKMASLGGFGFGVRSQVVGGGASSSSCGVDTNGLCTLTEYVGKEGMNVGDDMVVLLHHIQYACKRIAALVASPFNSSLGKQNTLAGTDTGSGRDAPKPLDIVSNEIILSSLRSSGKVAVMASEEDDAPIWLTDDGPFVVVTDPLDGSRNIDASIPTGTIFGIYNRLVEVDHLPKEEKALLNSLQAGARLVASGYVLYSSATILCTSFGSGTHAFTLDHSTGDFILTHPSIKIPPRGQIYSVNDARYFDWPEGLRRYIDTVRQGKGRYPKKYSARYICSLVADLHRTLMYGGVAMNPRDHLRLVYEANPLSFLVEQAGGRGSDGKIRILSIQPVKLHQRLPLFLGSLEDMEELESYRDVQQKVNPGYEV; encoded by the exons ATGCAAACACCCACAATACCTCTCAACCCATCTTCAACCTTCCCTCCAAACTCCCACCATACCCAGTTGAAGTTGCTTCCAAAACTTCATCTCCTTCCTCAAAGCTTATTCTATAGACCACCAAAAATGGCTTCTCttggtgggtttggttttggtgTGAGGTCACAAGTAGTGGGTGGtggtgcttcttcttcttcatgtgGGGTTGATACTAATGGGTTGTGTACTTTGACAGAGTATGTGGGTAAGGAAGGAATGAATGTGGGAGATGATATGGTGGTCTTGCTTCATCATATTCAATATGCTTGCAAGAGAATTGCAGCTTTGGTGGCCTCTCCTTTCAATTCCAGCCTTGGGAAACAGAACACTCTTGCTGGCACTGATACTGGGTCTGGCAGGGATGCTCCAAAACCACTTGATATTGTCTCA AATGAAATCATCTTGTCGTCTCTTCGCAGTTCTGGAAAAGTTGCAGTCATGGCTTCCGAAGAAGATGATGCTCCAATCTGGTTGACTGATGATGGACCATTTGTAGTGGTAACAGATCCCCTTGATGGTTCTCGAAATATTGATGCCTCAATTCCAACTGGAacaatttttggaatttataaTCGCCTTGTGGAAGTAGATCATCTACCCAAGGAGGAGAAGGCTTTGCTGAATTCACTCCAAGCTGGAGCTAGGCTTGTTGCCTCCGGCTATGTTCTCTATTCATCAGCTACAATACTCTGCACCAGCTTTGGTTCGGGGACACATGCATTTACATTGGATCATTCAACAGGAGATTTCATTCTCACACATCCAAGCATTAAAATTCCTCCACGAG GACAAATCTATTCAGTAAATGATGCACGATATTTTGACTGGCCCGAAGGGTTGAGGCGATATATTGACACTGTGAGACAAGGAAAAGGCAGATACCCCAAGAAGTACTCGGCCCGTTATATTTGTTCTCTGGTAGCTGATCTCCATCGGACTCTAATGTATGGAGGGGTGGCAATGAATCCAAGGGACCATCTTCGTCTGGTTTATGAGGCAAACCCTCTAAGTTTTCTTGTAGAGCAAGCTGGGGGTAGAGGATCTGATGGTAAAATTAGGATTCTTTCAATTCAACCAGTTAAGCTGCATCAAAGACTTCCTCTGTTTCTTGGAAGTTTGGAGGACATGGAGGAGTTGGAGAGTTACAGGGATGTTCAACAGAAAGTAAATCCTGGTTATGAAGTTTAA